The Sediminitomix flava genome window below encodes:
- a CDS encoding family 43 glycosylhydrolase translates to MNMTIFVIFRKLTFTVVFGVILLACTPKPHQLQGSIEEGNASKNQISKKEQLEQRKEAVHLMDGVWMRDPFIHLAKDGYYYLSCTRRNSDYPSAEAAMQFYRSADLVDWEDLGVQFDYRDYQWAKELDRKSKERGKTPMIWAPEIYQVDNKWLVLSTSNLQSGTLMRSKGNALEGPFEEIFKGFGHQHDPALFFEEGKTWLVSKCAEIRALKPDFSGYEGETIKIGPSDRKLGHEGCYIFKIDDKYVLFGTAWSTDQMRKGSYNLYYCTADQLTGPYGPRKFAGRFMGHGTPFQDKEGKWWCTAFLNGTYTSREAVDAGKADNGEKAYTINKQGLTLVPMDIRKENGEIVVEVYDSLYAKPGKEEVQNFNL, encoded by the coding sequence ATGAACATGACTATTTTCGTTATATTTAGAAAATTAACTTTTACAGTAGTATTTGGTGTCATTTTATTAGCATGTACACCCAAGCCTCATCAACTACAAGGAAGTATTGAAGAAGGAAATGCTAGTAAAAATCAAATCAGTAAAAAAGAACAATTGGAGCAACGCAAAGAAGCGGTTCATCTGATGGATGGTGTATGGATGCGTGACCCTTTTATTCATTTGGCAAAAGATGGTTATTATTATTTGTCTTGTACTAGACGAAATAGTGATTATCCCTCAGCAGAAGCAGCTATGCAATTTTACCGAAGTGCTGATTTGGTAGATTGGGAAGATCTCGGAGTTCAATTCGATTATAGAGATTATCAATGGGCGAAAGAGCTAGACCGTAAAAGTAAAGAGAGAGGTAAAACACCAATGATTTGGGCTCCAGAAATCTATCAAGTTGATAATAAATGGTTGGTGTTGAGCACCTCAAATCTTCAATCGGGTACTTTGATGCGCTCGAAAGGCAATGCGCTGGAAGGACCTTTTGAAGAAATATTCAAAGGATTTGGTCATCAACATGATCCTGCATTATTCTTTGAGGAAGGAAAAACGTGGCTAGTCTCTAAATGTGCTGAAATTAGAGCTTTGAAACCTGACTTCTCGGGTTATGAGGGTGAAACCATTAAGATTGGACCGAGTGATCGTAAGCTTGGCCATGAGGGGTGTTACATCTTCAAAATAGACGATAAGTATGTGCTATTCGGGACGGCTTGGAGTACCGACCAGATGCGTAAAGGTTCTTACAATTTATATTATTGCACTGCCGATCAACTCACTGGACCTTATGGCCCTCGCAAATTCGCAGGACGTTTTATGGGACATGGAACACCCTTTCAAGATAAAGAAGGGAAATGGTGGTGTACGGCTTTCCTAAATGGTACTTACACCAGTCGTGAAGCTGTAGATGCAGGAAAAGCAGACAATGGAGAGAAGGCATATACCATAAATAAGCAAGGACTCACACTTGTTCCGATGGACATCCGAAAAGAGAACGGAGAGATTGTAGTTGAGGTCTACGATTCACTTTACGCAAAACCAGGAAAAGAAGAAGTTCAAAACTTCAATTTATAA